The sequence AACCAGAAATTTAATCAGAATCACAAGATTTCTGCAGCACAAAGCACTGGCTCTGGAGCTGTATGAAAGCTTCAAGCGGAAGCCCTGAGAGCTCCGGCTGTGAATGCACTTTATTTTGGACCCAGAAGATCCTGGGGCTCCTCAGGCCTCGACAGAGGGAAAACCAAAGCACAGGCGACTCCGCGGCGGGGTTGTAATGGCGGCGCCTCCTGCTAGCCCAGACCGCACCCGGCTGCTCCAAATCTGCCTTCTCCTGGGGATTCTGGGGGAAATTAGGGCCGAACAGATCCGCTACTCGGTGTTTGAGGAGCAGGAAGAAGGCTCAGTGGTGGGCAACATCGCCAAGGACCTAGGGTTGGCGCCCCGGGAGCTGGTGGAGCGCGGGGTCCGCATCGTCTCCAGAGGTAGGACGCAGCTTTTCGCCCTGAACCCGCGCAGCGGCAGCTTGGTCACCTCGGGTAGGATAGACCGGGAGGAGCTCTGCGACAGATCTCCAAACTGTGTGACAATACTGGAGATTCTCCTAGAAGATACAGTGAAGATTTTGCGGGTAGAGGTGGAAATAATCGATGTTAATGATAACCCACCCAGTTTTGGGACAGAACAGAGGGAAATAAAAGTTgctgaaaatgaaaattctgggACGAGATTTCCTCTTCCTGAAGCTTTTGATCCGGATGTAGGGGTAAACAGCCTGCAAGGTTACCAGCTCAACTCAAACGGTTACTTTTCCCTGGACGTGCAAAGCGGGGCCGATGGGATTAAGTACCCAGAGCTGGTGCTGGAACGTGCTCTAGATCGCGAGGAAGAGGCAGTTCACCATCTCGTTCTCACCGCTTTCGACGGAGGTGACCCGGTTCGCTCTGGCACTGCCAGGATTCTCATAATACTTGTGGATACCAACGATAATGCTCCCGTGTTCACTCAGCCCAAGTATCACGTAAGTGTTCGTGAGAACGTTCCTGTAGGCACTCGGCTACTCACCATAAAAGCCACTGATCCAGATGAAGGAGCCAATGGAGACGTGACGTATTCTTTCCGGAAAGTAAGAGACAAAATATCACAGCTATTTCAGTTAAATTCTCTGAGTGGGGATATAACAATATTGGGGGATCTAGATTATGAGGACTCTGGATTCTATGACATTGATGTAGAAGCCCATGATGGGCCTGGCCTCCGGGCTAGAAGCAAGGTACTGGTGACAGTTCTGGATGAAAATGACAACGCACCAGAAGTCACAGTTACATCTCTCACCAGCTCAGTCCAGGAAACTTCTTCCCCGGGTACAGTAATTGCACTTTTCAACGTGCATGACAGTGACTCAGGAGGAAATGGCCTAGTCACATGTTCTATTCCAGATAATCTGCCATTCACACTTGAAAAGACCTATGAAAATTACTATCGGTTGTTGACACACAGAACACTGGACAGGGAAGAAGTCTCAGAATATAACATCACTGTAACTGCAACTGACCAGGGAATTCCTCCACTGTCTACAGAAACTTATATTTCACTGCAGGTGATGGACATCAATGACAACCCACCCACTTTCCCTCATGCTTCCTACTCTGCCTACATTCCTGAAAACAACCCCAGAGGAGCCTCCATCTTATCTATGACTGCTCAAGACCCTGACAGTGGTGACAATGCCCTAATCACTTACTCCCTGGCCGAAGACACCTTCCAGGGTGCACCCCTGTCCTCCTATGTCTCCATCAACTCCAATACTGGGATCCTATATGCACTTCGCTCCTTCGACTATGAGCAGCTTAGAGACCTGCAGCTATTGGTGACAGCCAGTGACAGTGGAGACCCTCCACTCAGCAGCAATGTGTCAGTGAGCCTCTTTGTGCTGGACCAGAACGACAATGTCCCTGAGATCCTGTACCCCACCTTCCCTACAGATGGCTCCACTGGTGTGGAGCTGGCACCCCGCTCCGCAGATTCCGGCTACCTGGTGACCAAAGTGGTGGCAGTGGACAGAGACTCAGGCCAGAATGCCTGGCTGTCCTACCGCCTACTCAAGGCCAGCGAGCCGGGACTATTTGCAGTGGGGCTGCACACAGGCGAGGTGCGCACCGCACGGGCCCTGCTGGACAGAGATGCGCTCAAGCAGAGCCTTGTAGTGGTCGTCCAGGACCATGGCCAGCCCCCTCTCTCGGCCACCGTCACACTCACTGTGGCTGTGGCCGACAGCATCCCAGATGTCCTGGCTGACTTGGGCAGTCTCAAGCCTTCAGCAGACCCAGACGACTCGGGCCTCACACTTTATCTCGTGGTGGCAGTGGCCGCTGTCTCCTGCGTCTTCCTGGCTTTTGTCATGGTGCTGCTAGCACTCAAGCTGAGACGCTGGCACAAGTCACGCCTGCTTCACGCTGAAGGCAGCAGGTTGGCAGGTGTGCCTGCCTCGCACTTTGTGGGCGTGGACGGGGTTCGGGCTTTCCTGCAGACCTACTCCCACGAGGTCTCCCTCACCGCAGACTCGAGGAAGAGTCATCTGATCTTCCCCCAGCCCAACTATGCAGACACGCTCATCAGCCGGGAGAGCTGTGAGAAAAGCGAGCCTCTTCTGATAACTCAGGATTTACTTGAAACAAAAGGAGACCTTAATCTTCAGGTGAGTCAATCTTATAATAGATCATACCACACTGAAATATAGACAGAGTTGTGTAAATGTCTCccattatatatgtaatatatcaaataaaggggcctcttttaatattttattgctgTAAAGAGAACTGGTGGATGACCCTTCAGTAATGACCAACAGTCTTTACCACACAAAAATGTTGTTTATTATCCTTTTTGGTCTTCATTCAGTTGTAGTTTCAGccagaattttctaattttacaacTCTAAACCATCTCATTTCCTTAAATGTCCTTTtctgtgctgggtgtggtggctcacacctgtaatcctagcactttgggagtgtgagaagggtggattgcctgagctcaggagtttgagaccagtctgggcaacatggtgaaacccagtctctactaaaatacaaaaagttagccgggcgtggtggtgcacacctgtagtcccagctaccctggaggctgagacatgagaattgcttgaacctgggaggcagaagttgcaatgagctgagatcatgccactgtactccagcctgggtgacagagcaagcctctgtctccaagaaataaaataaaataaagtaaaataaaataaagaataaatttccttttccctTAGGTGTTACTGCAAAGATACAAGAGACCTGTGAAATAGAAGGCAATTGTGTAAATTCACGTTTACAATATTCTTTCTCATGAAGTTATTGTTGGATCTGCACTGAGgattttttaatttcctatttttacaCTGTACCATGCTTTACTTGAAGTTTACTTTTCCTTCCTTGAAAGGGTATTTTGCATTATAATAGGCAACATCAATTTAAGAATACTGGCAACTTATGAGTTTAACTTTTAGATATAACTTTAACAGGATATTTTCTCAATGAACtgttatatttcacatattttcttgTTGCTGTTCTGAGATGCACCAGCAGTGACTATGTGTGATTCCTTCGGTGCACTCCTGTGATTAtgagaaatatttcaaagttaATTTAACTTATATTTACGTAGATTCTAGAAgtaactttaataatttttaaattgcctaTCATGACATCACTATTGagactttcttgatttcttttgttgttgttgttgttgaaaagatatatatatatatttagaattaagCAGCTGGACTCAGTTTAGATGATACCAATTTTGTTGGCAACATCCAAAGCATTGTAATCAGGAGCCGGTCGAACATatgcctttttctctccatcaGGCCGAATCAGGGTGTTGACCTTGACCACATCAATGTcatagagcttcttcacagcctgtTTAATCTGGTGCTTGTTGGCTTTAACATCCACAGTGAACACAAGTGTGTTGTTGTCTTCTATCTTCTTCATGGCAGACTCAGTGGTCAGCGGAAACTTGATGATAGCATAGTGGTCAAGCTTGTTTCTCCTCAGGGTGCTCTTCCGAGGATATTTGGGCTGCCTCTGGAGTCGCAGTGTCTTGAGCCGCCAGAAGGTGGGTGATGTGCGGGTCTTCTTTTTTTGTAGCTGTGGACACCTTTCAACACTGCCTTCTTGGCCTTTAAAGCCTTCGCTTTGGCTTTGGCTTtaggaggggcaggagcttccTTCTTCGCTTTTGGTGCCATCTTGTGAAAAGGCGAGACTTTCTTGATTTCTAAGGAAAATATAAGTTTTTGGAGTCTTTTCTCTTCTCATCATGTGAGCCTCTTTCAAAGGTTGAGTTACTTGGTGGGTTCTGGACTGATATGATTTATGCTGCTTAGTAAGTTGGCCTCATCCCTATTGCTACAAATTGCTGTTAGATATTTCTGTCACCATGTGGCTCTGGGATTATTTTatatgggggaaaatattttgtgtgtaGGGGATATACAACacttttgttctttgtgctttcatttagttctgtGAGTTAATTCAAAATTCATGAATGTATATGCTTACACAAATTAGTGTAATTTGATAACTGGAAGTCGTAGTGACAGACTGTGGAATATGCCTCAATTTGATTTACAAAAGAGAGTTTTAGTTTCTACATGGTTTTGTGTTCATAGAAAGTTGTGGTGCAATACATAGAGTAAGCTGGAATATGATATGCAGTTACCTGGCTTGGTGAGCAGAAAGCAGAAATAACAAGTGAATGTTGAGAGACAACTCACATCTGAGGAGAGATTGTTTAAAGTAATTAagccataaaatataatttgaaaatgctCAATTGGCCTGAAACTGTGTCAAGCATATTCAGGTGTTGGCATTAGGAATATGTTCCAGAATGAGAGTGCCACACGTTTTAAAGGCCTAGGAAAGCAGTAGATAATTTATAAcctaaaatcaaaatttttaaaatatgtgtttttgttAGAATGTGCAGTGAGTTTCTTTTAGTAAATAACAAGGTTGATTAAACAAATTGTTGTATATTCATATTATGGACTACTAGATAACTATATTATGGACCACTagataactataaaaataaatgggaaagcTCTCTGTGTGCTGATATGATCTTTAagatataacaaatataaaagcaATGTGTAGGACATGGTATGTTGTATGCTTACATTTGTGTAAAGAAGGAgacagaatatttataaaaatccgTTGCACTATATAAAACGTATCTCCAGAAGGATACCCAAGAAACGTTAACACTCATTTCCCCTGTGAAAGCAATTCTCCTCATCTAAAGCAGGGATGAATGCACCTTTTGAATTTGGAACTATAtgaatatttcacatatttaaaaacaaatgaagactttataaatttaaaaaaaaagaggaagaagaaaagaaaaatgttcttagCAAACATTTACAAGCCATTGGTGCAGTTTCCTGAGAAAACCTCTGAGCGTCGCTGTCGGTCAAAAGAACGAAGAGAAGATCCAGAGAAGCTTTTGGGAGCCTCTTAGAGGGGAACTTCCTCCACAAACCATCCACGCAGAGGAGGCCAGTATACATtcggaaacagaaaacaaaatcaggaaaagtgACCTGAGCCCGGATTCTGCCATCCTCGGAAGGCTTATTCCTCCTATGGGCAAAGGAGCAAAGGGAGCCCGAGGGAGACAGAAGATGAAGGCGAGCGCAGGGAGGTACgggctggtgtggtggctgcAGGTACTGTTGCCCTTTCTGTTGTCTTTGTTCCCCGGGGCTCTCTCAGACCAGATCCGCTATTCAATTCCAGAGGAGCTGGCCAAAAACTCGGTCGTAGGAAACCTCGCCAAGGATCTGGGGCTCAGCGTCCGGGACTTGCCTGCCCGGAAGCTGCGGGTTAGCGCGGAGAGAGAATATTTCACAGTAAACCCAGAAAGCGGGGACTTACTTGTGGGTGACAGAATAGACCGAGAGCAGATATGCGGGAAGCAGCCTCTGTGTGTTCTGGATTTCGATACTGTCGCTGAAAACCCActaaatattttctacatagCAGTAATTGTGCAGGATATAAATGATAATACCCCACTATTCAAACAGAGtaagattcatttaaaaattggcGAATCCACTAAGCCAGGTACAACATTTCCACTTGACCCAGCCCTGGATTCAGATGTTGGTCCTAATTCACTACAAAGATACCACCTTAATGACAACGAGTACTTTGATCTCGCTGAGAAACAGGCTCCAGATGGACGTAAATATCCTGAGCTGATTCTAAAACATTCTCTGGACAGAGAAGAGCACAGTTTCCATCAACTGGTCCTCACAGCTGTGGATGGTGGAGACCCACCTCAAAGCGGCACGACCCAAATCCGAATCCAAGTCACGGATGCCAATGATAACCCTCCAGTGTTCAGCCAGGATGTGTACAGGGTCACCCTGAGGGAGGACGTGCCCCCGGGCTTCTTTGTGCTTCAAGTGACAGCCACTGACCGGGATGAAGGCATAAACGCGGAGATCACCTACTCCTTTCATAATGTGGACGAACAAGTCAAACACTTTTTCAGCTTAAATGAAAAAACAGGAGAAATCACGACAAAGGATGATTTGGATTTTGAGATTGCAAGTAGTTACACTCTGAGTATTGAAGCAAAAGATCCTGGAGATCTAGCAGCCCACTGCAGTATCCAAGTTGAAATTCTTGATGAGAATGATTGTGCACCTGAAGTTATTGTGACTTCAGTATTTACTCCCCTACCAGAGGATTCGCCACCAGGAACAGTCATCGCCTTGATAAAAACGAGAGACAGAGACTCTGGAGAAAATGGAGAAGTTTACTGCCAAGTGTTGGGAAATGCcaagtttattttgaaatcttCCTCAAAGAACTATTACAAACTAGTGACAGACGGCGCCCTGGACCGGGAGGAGATCCCAGAATACAATCTCACTATCACAGCCACCGACGGAGGCAAGCCGCCTCTCTCCTCCAGCATAATTGTCACCCTGCACATCTCCGACGTCAACGATAATGCCCCACTTTTTCAACAGACTTCCTACATGGTTCACGTGGCAGAGAACAATCCTCCTGGCGCCTCTATCGCTCAAATCAGTGCCTCTGACCCTGACTTGGGCCCCAATGGCCAAGTTTCCTACTCCATCGTAGCGAGCGACCTGGAGCCGCGGGAGATTTTATCCTACGTGTCCGTGAGCGCGCAGAGCGGGGTGGTGTTCGCGCAGCGCGCCTTCGATCATGAGCAGCTGCGCGCCTTCGAACTCACACTGCAGGCCACCGACCAGGGCTCACCTGCGCTCAGCGCCAACGTGAGCCTGCGTGTTTTAGTGGGCGACCTCAATGA comes from Piliocolobus tephrosceles isolate RC106 unplaced genomic scaffold, ASM277652v3 unscaffolded_36922, whole genome shotgun sequence and encodes:
- the LOC113222968 gene encoding protocadherin gamma-B2, whose product is MKASAGRYGLVWWLQVLLPFLLSLFPGALSDQIRYSIPEELAKNSVVGNLAKDLGLSVRDLPARKLRVSAEREYFTVNPESGDLLVGDRIDREQICGKQPLCVLDFDTVAENPLNIFYIAVIVQDINDNTPLFKQSKIHLKIGESTKPGTTFPLDPALDSDVGPNSLQRYHLNDNEYFDLAEKQAPDGRKYPELILKHSLDREEHSFHQLVLTAVDGGDPPQSGTTQIRIQVTDANDNPPVFSQDVYRVTLREDVPPGFFVLQVTATDRDEGINAEITYSFHNVDEQVKHFFSLNEKTGEITTKDDLDFEIASSYTLSIEAKDPGDLAAHCSIQVEILDENDCAPEVIVTSVFTPLPEDSPPGTVIALIKTRDRDSGENGEVYCQVLGNAKFILKSSSKNYYKLVTDGALDREEIPEYNLTITATDGGKPPLSSSIIVTLHISDVNDNAPLFQQTSYMVHVAENNPPGASIAQISASDPDLGPNGQVSYSIVASDLEPREILSYVSVSAQSGVVFAQRAFDHEQLRAFELTLQATDQGSPALSANVSLRVLVGDLNDNVPLVLYPALGPDGSALFDMVPRAAEPGYL
- the LOC113222969 gene encoding protocadherin gamma-A4; translated protein: MHFILDPEDPGAPQASTEGKPKHRRLRGGVVMAAPPASPDRTRLLQICLLLGILGEIRAEQIRYSVFEEQEEGSVVGNIAKDLGLAPRELVERGVRIVSRGRTQLFALNPRSGSLVTSGRIDREELCDRSPNCVTILEILLEDTVKILRVEVEIIDVNDNPPSFGTEQREIKVAENENSGTRFPLPEAFDPDVGVNSLQGYQLNSNGYFSLDVQSGADGIKYPELVLERALDREEEAVHHLVLTAFDGGDPVRSGTARILIILVDTNDNAPVFTQPKYHVSVRENVPVGTRLLTIKATDPDEGANGDVTYSFRKVRDKISQLFQLNSLSGDITILGDLDYEDSGFYDIDVEAHDGPGLRARSKVLVTVLDENDNAPEVTVTSLTSSVQETSSPGTVIALFNVHDSDSGGNGLVTCSIPDNLPFTLEKTYENYYRLLTHRTLDREEVSEYNITVTATDQGIPPLSTETYISLQVMDINDNPPTFPHASYSAYIPENNPRGASILSMTAQDPDSGDNALITYSLAEDTFQGAPLSSYVSINSNTGILYALRSFDYEQLRDLQLLVTASDSGDPPLSSNVSVSLFVLDQNDNVPEILYPTFPTDGSTGVELAPRSADSGYLVTKVVAVDRDSGQNAWLSYRLLKASEPGLFAVGLHTGEVRTARALLDRDALKQSLVVVVQDHGQPPLSATVTLTVAVADSIPDVLADLGSLKPSADPDDSGLTLYLVVAVAAVSCVFLAFVMVLLALKLRRWHKSRLLHAEGSRLAGVPASHFVGVDGVRAFLQTYSHEVSLTADSRKSHLIFPQPNYADTLISRESCEKSEPLLITQDLLETKGDLNLQVSQSYNRSYHTEI